From the genome of Drosophila gunungcola strain Sukarami chromosome 3L unlocalized genomic scaffold, Dgunungcola_SK_2 000005F, whole genome shotgun sequence:
AGTtggcaaaattaaaacttaagtcTAACACGCAGAACCTAATAAAAAGACTACAGCAAACTTAGCTCTAACTAAAACAGAATGTTGTGGGCCATAAGCTATATACACAATGTGCTCAGAACAAGGCCAAAACTTGACCAGATTGCGTGCTATCAATCGATTTGTCCCTTGTGTGCTATATACGAGTCGTACAGTGAGGACTCCTTGCGACGCTTTAATCTCGAGCAGGCAATGAAGAGGGTTACTGTAAGCACACATAGTACCGCCGAGCAGCCAGCGGTCAGCGCCGAAAATGTCGAGGTCTTCAGGCAGGTTTGGTGTGGCGACAAGGGCTTCGACTGCCGATGGGCATACACATCATCCCCATCAGTTTCCCCCTCTTGCAAAACTCGAAGTGACTGGAAGAGATTCACGTTCTCCGAAAGCGAATTCACTGGCGGATTCTCCGTGGTCAAGCCATCGCCTTCGGCGGATAATGGCGGCAGGGAAAGATTTGTGGCCGTCATGTTCGAGGTGTCGCGCTTGGTCACAGCCTTTAGATTTCTCCAGTGACATGGTTGGCTCtgtggaaaaataattttaaattattttaacaagtgtaattatgattaaaatatttaataactaataacaataactaatattattaaaattatgttaaaaaatcgatttttgacaCAAATATACTTATTTTCACCCAAAAAATATTAGTGTTTTGgctatttaacattaaatatttaaccaaataTAGGTTGTCATACCTCGTTAAGCTCGACATAAAATTCTTAACAAAATTGCATTCAAATctggaaatttttatttttgacctatttttgcattttgttatAACAATAAATCAAGGTAGAAAATTCCAATTTTGAAGCATTATATGCAATGCAAGGCATTACTTACTGGACACCGCCCATGGCACATCCGCACATCGCACTCAATATAGAGCGCCGGGGAGCCAGTAAACCGAAAGGTCTTCATGTAGGCATACACCTGGGTCTCGTACACTCCAGAATCCGACCAGGAACCCCTGAAGCGTGAGATGAGCTTGTCATCCACCGGACAACCGTGCTGATCGATGAGCTGTATCCGCTTGTTGGCGCCATTGTGTGCATAGCAATCGTTGACCACAATGTCGAAGCCGTCTGTGGACCGAGCGATCGCCATTAATAGATCACTTTAGATGCTATGATTAAGTGCATTTACCATATTTGCTCCTCATGTAGATGATCAAGGTCAGGGGATCGCCCACACGCACTGGACCAGTCACACGTGGACCTCCAATGCCATAGCCATTCTGGATTTCCATATAGCATTCGGGTGGACTTAGGGTAAAGACTACAGGATTGCCAGTGGCCACTCTGCGtaagataaaatattaataaatgaataaaaacataaattccgAAACTTACTCCACATCTAGAAAGGGAAATGTCACGGTTTTCCAGAAATCATAGCCATACTCGCAGGTGACCTTGAAGTGCTCATCATACTCCTCTTCAATCAGTGGATTGTACTGCACTGTTACCGTATTCCACATAAAGTTCTAAAGCAGAAATATAACCTATTATTTAATGATAAATACTTATATTAATCATACGCACCGTGGGATTCTTGCGACTTTCCTCTTGCAGAGAATTCTTGCCCAATGTACCACATCgatttaattgaatataaaattcGTAATAGTCCCTACCAGATCCATTGATGTACATACAGTCTGGATCATAGGCATAACCAGCTGAAT
Proteins encoded in this window:
- the LOC128259329 gene encoding uncharacterized protein LOC128259329 isoform X1, coding for MKMSRLPKRFCQILLMMLLMKLQLQPISGLEQSTDYTVVSKTAGVATTTSAPPTLVPPLRIFKGRIQTTTPSGVSTSGSRPLAAGAEAQQELVGISSKSYISDPTTQPSKLSKRAGLAGPKKFPKDVRNRSSNAVERNKLQHEVPDHVPDSSGYIPHRIGHPVHLDYGSTGVDSSGAPTGSGGYHAATYESSKWQEEYWDQEYAGQQHQHNGTRVQHIEAECQDDYMKIRIGFNGSFSGLLYSAGYAYDPDCMYINGSGRDYYEFYIQLNRCGTLGKNSLQEESRKNPTNFMWNTVTVQYNPLIEEEYDEHFKVTCEYGYDFWKTVTFPFLDVEVATGNPVVFTLSPPECYMEIQNGYGIGGPRVTGPVRVGDPLTLIIYMRSKYDGFDIVVNDCYAHNGANKRIQLIDQHGCPVDDKLISRFRGSWSDSGVYETQVYAYMKTFRFTGSPALYIECDVRMCHGRCPSQPCHWRNLKAVTKRDTSNMTATNLSLPPLSAEGDGLTTENPPVNSLSENVNLFQSLRVLQEGETDGDDVYAHRQSKPLSPHQTCLKTSTFSALTAGCSAVLCVLTVTLFIACSRLKRRKESSLYDSYIAHKGQID